The DNA segment ATACACGTACAGGAACTCGAACGCGAGCAGCGTGCAGGCCGACGTTGCCGAGTACTGCGACTCGCTCGCCGAGGCGTACGCGGAGTACACGGCGGAGGCCGAGTGAGGAGACCCGCGCTCCTGGTCGCCCTCGCGGCGCTGCTCGCGGGGTGCGCAACCCTGCCGTCGTCCCCTCCCCCGCTGCCGGACAGCTTCGTGCCCGAGACGAACCCGACCGTCGACACGGCCTACGTGTCCGACGACGGCTTCACCCTGGCCGAGCACGCGTCCTACCGGGTCCGGGTGCGCACGTGCGACGGCTACGCGACCGGCACAGCCTTCGCGATCGACGAGCACACGCTGGTCACCAACCGGCATGTGGTCTCCGAGGCCGTCGAGGTGGACGTCACGACCTATGACGGCCGCGAGCTCGACGTCGTGACGACCCGCATCGACCGCGACGCGGACCTCGCGCTCCTGACAGTCGACGACTCGCTCGACGAGTGGCTCGAGCTCGCGGACGAGGAGGCGGTCAAGGGCGACATCGTGTCGGTGTCCGGCTATCCCGAGGGCGACAGCCTCTCCACCGTGAGCGGCCCGATCCGCGGAGTCGTGGACGAGGTCTTCGGGACCGACGCGGACGAGGTGCTGCTCGTCCGAGTGCCCGCGGCGCCCGGAAGCTCCGGCTCCGCGGTCGTGGACGACTCCTCCGAGGTGGTCGGAGTCCTCTACGCGATCGACGCCGACGAGGATGGCTGGTCGTACGCGGTCAGCCTCGACTCGCTCGTCACGATGCTCGAGGACTCGAGCGTGCTCGATCCCGTCGTCGGGCTGTGCGCGGACTGAAGTCGACCATCGGCGCGACGCGCGGCCGCGCGTCGTCTTGGGCCGTGCTCTCCGCCCGCGTCTACTCCGCGGGCGTCTACTCCGCCGGCGCGAGCCTGAGCTCGACGCTGTCGATGCGGTGCGCCACCACATCCGACGCCGCGAGCTGACGCTGCACCCGTCTCAGCAGGTCGTCGACCTCAGGCTGCGTCAGGCCTGGGATGAGTCGTAGCACCACCGCGACCTCGCTGCGTCGTCCCGGCGCCGCGTCGACCCTCCTGAGCCGGTCGTCGAGCGTGACGGCGTCGCGTACGGCGTCGACCACGTCCCCCTCTACCTCGCCCTCGACGATCGCGGGCCGCCAGGTCTCGCCCTGGCCCAGCGCCCAGACCGCCGGTCGAGGGATCACCGTGGTCTCCATGCCCGGGTTCAGCACGAGCACGGCCCACTCCTCCGTGATGGCCGCGAGCGCCGCGCGAGGCCCCTCCGCAGGGATGGGGCGCGCGTTCTCGTTCCATGCCTTCATGGCGTCGACGTCGGTGAAGATCGGCAGGCCCGCGCGACCGTCGGGCATCTGCACCGCGACCACGCCGGTCGACGCGACGTGATCCTGCTCGAGCCCGTGGCGACCCATCACGCGCTGCTCACCGTCCGCGAGCACGGGCACGAGCACGCGCGCGTACGCGAGCGCCTCGACCACCTCGGCGAGCGGCGCCTTTCCCCGCGAGTGCCGGATCAGCGCCTGCGCGAGGCGCGCGTCGGCGCTCCCGTCGTCGTCCGCGAAGATCGACTCGGGGATCTCCTTGAGCGGGTCCTCGTCGGTCATGCCTCAAGGGTACGGGCAGGGCCCGACAAGCCGACATACCGCTGTGGCGATTCCGACGCTCAGGACGATGCGGCCGTCCAGGCAGCGGCCGCCGCTGAGGCAGTGGCGGAGACCGGGATCGTGGGCCCGAGGAGCGCGCGCAGGTCGTCCAGTGCGGCACGCCCACCGTCGACGATCAGCCACCCGGACTCCAGCGCATCGTCCGCGCTCTCCCCGGGGGCCGTGACGAAGGGATCCTCGGTGAATCGCACAGTCTCGCAACCGAAGACGTCGATCACGACTCCCGTGAGGTCCCCGTCGTCCACCAGGACCACGAGCTCCCGAGGACCGAGGTCGGCGAGGCAGTCCATGCTGGCCGACGCGACGGCGAGCCTGTCCAGGACGTCATCGACGATGGGCAGGTCCTCCTCCGCGAGCTCGACGGGCGTGGTCGCGAGGTGCCACGAGTTGAAAGTCCCGTTGCCGTCCTCCTGAGGGCGGTCGATGGGGACGTACTCACACAGCCATACGGCGTCGTAGCCGCCGAGCTCGGGCACCGCATCGCCCTCGAGGTCCGCTCCAAGCCCGTACCGGTCAGACGAGTCCACGAGCGAGTCCGGGCACGCGACGCCGCCGTAGGCCGCGAGCTCGGAACCCGCGGGAGCCGATCCCTCCGCGCCCGAGTGCTCGGCGTCGCCAGAGCACCCCGTCAAGACCACCGCGAGCGCTGCGCCGCACAGGCTCGCCGCTGGAGTCCCGATGTTCCCCATGCCATCCCCCTTGCTGAGATCCAGCGTAGTACTCAGGGGAGAACCCGAGCGGCCCCGGGCGCCTCCCCCAGGGAAGACGCGCGGAAGGCCCAGCTCGTGGGGTCTGGCGCGGCGATATGCCTGCTACGGACGCCCGGCGATGTCGAGGGCCTCGGGCAGCGTGAAGTTGCCGTTGTAGAGCGCCTTGCCGACGATCGCGCCCTCGACGCCCTTCGGGGTGAGGGTGCGGATCGCCTCGATGTCGGCGAGCGAGCTCACGCCGCCCGACGCCACCACGGGCGCCTTGGTCGCCTCGCACACCTGGCCGAGCAGCTCAAGGTTCGGGCCCGTGAGCATGCCGTCCTTCTTGACGTCCGTGACCACGTAGCGGGAGCAGCCGGCCGCGTCGAGGCGCGCGAGCACCTCCCACAGGTCGCCGCCGTCCTTGGTCCAGCCGCGCGCGGCCAGGGTCGTGCCGCGCACGTCGAGGCCGACGGCGACGCGGTCGCCGAAGCGGTCGATCGCCGACGCGGTCCACTCGGGGTTCTCGAGCGCCGCCGTGCCGAGGTTCACGCGAGCGCAGCCGGTCGCCATCGCGCGCTCGAGAGACTCGTCGTCGCGGATGCCGCCGGACATCTCGACCTTGACGTCCACGGCCTTGACGACCGACGCAAGCAGCTCCGCGTTCGAGCCGCGACCGAACGCCGCATCGAGGTCCACGAGATGGATCCACTCGGCGCCACCCTTGACCCAGTCCATCGCGGCGGACAGCGGGTCGCCGTAGCTGGTCTCCGAGCCCGCCTCGCCCTGCGTGAGGCGGACGGCCTGACCGTCGGCCACGTCGACGGCGGGAAGGAGCTCGAGGCGGGGAAGGTCGGTCATCGTGGTCGCTCTCTCGTGGGGTGAAGGGCCGACGACCAGCGTACCGGCGCGCGGACGGCACCGGGTGCGCGAGTCAAGAGATGAAGCTCGCGGCGCAGTACACGGAGTCGCCGGCATCACTCAGGCGCCAGAAGCAGCCGACCTTGGCCGCGGCGGGCTCACCGTCCGTGAGAATCTCCCCGAGGTGGACGTCCGAGTCGAGGAACGCCTCCATCAGGGCCGGGATGTCCGCGGCGTAGCCGACGATGTTGTCGTGCCCCGAGTGCCAGATATCGGACGCCTCGGCCATGTCCTCGGCATGCG comes from the Demequina sp. NBRC 110054 genome and includes:
- a CDS encoding serine protease, whose product is MRRPALLVALAALLAGCATLPSSPPPLPDSFVPETNPTVDTAYVSDDGFTLAEHASYRVRVRTCDGYATGTAFAIDEHTLVTNRHVVSEAVEVDVTTYDGRELDVVTTRIDRDADLALLTVDDSLDEWLELADEEAVKGDIVSVSGYPEGDSLSTVSGPIRGVVDEVFGTDADEVLLVRVPAAPGSSGSAVVDDSSEVVGVLYAIDADEDGWSYAVSLDSLVTMLEDSSVLDPVVGLCAD
- a CDS encoding SseB family protein, with amino-acid sequence MTDEDPLKEIPESIFADDDGSADARLAQALIRHSRGKAPLAEVVEALAYARVLVPVLADGEQRVMGRHGLEQDHVASTGVVAVQMPDGRAGLPIFTDVDAMKAWNENARPIPAEGPRAALAAITEEWAVLVLNPGMETTVIPRPAVWALGQGETWRPAIVEGEVEGDVVDAVRDAVTLDDRLRRVDAAPGRRSEVAVVLRLIPGLTQPEVDDLLRRVQRQLAASDVVAHRIDSVELRLAPAE
- the priA gene encoding bifunctional 1-(5-phosphoribosyl)-5-((5-phosphoribosylamino)methylideneamino)imidazole-4-carboxamide isomerase/phosphoribosylanthranilate isomerase PriA, which codes for MTDLPRLELLPAVDVADGQAVRLTQGEAGSETSYGDPLSAAMDWVKGGAEWIHLVDLDAAFGRGSNAELLASVVKAVDVKVEMSGGIRDDESLERAMATGCARVNLGTAALENPEWTASAIDRFGDRVAVGLDVRGTTLAARGWTKDGGDLWEVLARLDAAGCSRYVVTDVKKDGMLTGPNLELLGQVCEATKAPVVASGGVSSLADIEAIRTLTPKGVEGAIVGKALYNGNFTLPEALDIAGRP